The following proteins are encoded in a genomic region of Dokdonia donghaensis DSW-1:
- a CDS encoding VOC family protein: MHTFTFNHIALSVTDVAAAIAFYQKVFGFAEIENTASVSPTRWLAMGNGKQLHLIPRPDAIIKTNKAVHFALATDDLGSFITHLKTLAIDYSDWRGTPTKDYVRDDGIQQVYFQDPDGYWVEVNDDV, translated from the coding sequence ATGCATACTTTTACCTTTAACCATATAGCGCTCTCTGTGACAGATGTGGCGGCGGCTATTGCTTTTTACCAAAAAGTCTTTGGCTTTGCCGAGATAGAAAACACCGCCTCTGTCTCTCCCACCCGCTGGCTCGCGATGGGTAATGGCAAACAACTACACCTCATACCGCGCCCAGATGCCATCATAAAAACCAATAAAGCCGTACACTTTGCCCTAGCCACAGATGACCTAGGCAGTTTTATCACTCACCTCAAAACCCTCGCCATAGACTACTCAGACTGGCGCGGCACGCCTACTAAAGATTATGTGCGCGACGACGGCATACAGCAGGTGTACTTTCAAGACCCAGATGGCTACTGGGTGGAGGTAAATGATGATGTGTAG